From the genome of Eriocheir sinensis breed Jianghai 21 chromosome 55, ASM2467909v1, whole genome shotgun sequence:
TATTCCCAGCACCACTTCGACTCAGTAAGAACCCCCACAGGTGTTAATGATCACGCTGAGCTTATATGGGCGCTGTATAGTATTAAAAATGCAGCTAATACTCCACACTGCTTGGTGAAATGCCCTCTCAGTATGATAACGCCAGCAGAACAAAATTAATATGTATGTAATTATGAACTTTATCAATGAGCTTACAAAATTATAAATCTCTATGTAAAAAGTAATGCcaaaaatctatgtaaatatgagtcgaatttttttttacccccctcccccccccccccacacacacacagagttatgAGCTATGTAATACGACAACTAGGGTGTGAAAGAATCAATATTAGTCCTCAGTTAGCAATGAaagcagcgttaccagattgtcgtactaggcatacttttttcgtctgcttgaggcgcaaaactgtcgagcctacactgataacgatatacatttacaattagagttcagatggttgattatcgatgtttttctgcaattgttatggagtcagaaacaggaaaatacgatgttcCGAATACGAAAATCTGGTAACGCTGAATGCGAGTCATGATTGTGGCGTTGTCATCATTGTGTACGAAAGTCTAATCTAGAGTGTGTTGATAACAGATTAAATTTACCATAATCAAGGAGCGTCAGCAGAATACTAAGTCACTCTTACTATCTTACTattgggaggaaagggggagggttctgcctgggggttgggatggcatgttcctcccttctcccttgttgtttacctgcattaataaactatcaatcaataatATATCGCCATGTATGTACCTCGCGCTTCTCCTCCATGACTTCGCTCTCCTTCCTTAGTTACTTCAGCATCCCTTACTAAAACTACGAACTTATTAATTTTATCACTCACATTTCTTACTTTACCTTTCATTACTTCGTTCTCCTTCCACAATCCTTTCAACAGTCTTTCCCGATGCTTTTTCAACATATCGACTCTTTATAAAACATAATACAGTGCCGTTTTTAAATTCGTGATACAGTTTAAGAGTATAAAATCCAGAGAGTAAAATTACTCAGTTTttatcattacttttattttgttatttatatgaTGTCCCCGCCTTGAGATCCCAGTGACGGAAAGATTCTTCAAAACCAactcattatcatcttcctcctccttgatcaGCTAAACCTTCGCTACTTTTTTCCTTTGAGTGCCCGCTGTTCGATCTCGTAGAGCGAGTATTTGTTGAAGAGCGGTGCCGGCAAGAAAGAGGGGCTCGCCATGTATTCCTTCACGGGCGGCAGGGCTTCCAGACGGGCCAGGAAGCGCTGCAGGTTTACGACACCGTCCAGGCAGGTTGGCGCCACGATGCGATGCTCATCCAAGAACTCGTAGATCAGAAAGTCGACGAAGGTCAgctggagaatgaaaaaaagatgtaggagtagaagtaagaagaaaaaaaaggagggtatGTATGtaactaagaaaagaaaacacatcaTGCAGAAGGAATACgtagtcagatagatagatagatagatagatagagtgagtgagtgagtgagtgagtgagtgagaaagataAGTTAACCTTACCGTCTCCCCAGCAAACCAGGTTCTGTCCCCCAGGAAGTCAGACAGCTGTTTCATCTTGGCGGGCAACTCCTTCAGGAACTGTGGCTTGCGATCCTGTGGAGTATAACAGCGCTTAAAGACCAACAGAATGTTACTCGGAACCGTATATGTTTTCTTGTATTCCCTTATTATCTATTGTTTTGTGTAAATCATGATAAGTCTTTGGATACCCCAGAAttgtatgcatatatatttttttctatcatcgTGTGCTAAGCTAAGAATCCGTATGTGTAGTATCTTTGTTCACAGCAATtgaagcaggtcaagggcaacaaaaaaggtccTTACGTATTGATAATAGCAGACAGTAAAAAGCTGATCCGCCAAATCCATTGCTTGATTTGCCAGGACGTCCACTcgaatcttctcctcctccgtcttcccctCCAGCCCGTACTTCCGTCCCAGGTACCTCAGGATGGCGAGCGTCTGAGTTATCTTCACGTTCCCGTCTATGTAGTAAGGCAGCTGCAGGTCCAGGAGATGCAATCAACCAAATAGAGTATCATTTTCAAGATTATGTGGGCAAATAAAATATGAATAGAAACCTTTGCTAGATTAAGAATACACTGAGTTATCTCCACGTCTCCGTCTATGTAGTGAGGCAGCTGCAAGTCCATGGTATGCAACCAGCTAAATATAGTATAATTTTCAAGAACATAT
Proteins encoded in this window:
- the LOC126983944 gene encoding glutathione S-transferase Mu 2-like isoform X4 yields the protein MPPVLGYWKTRCLGQPIRLLLAYKRVEYEDKRYEVGDPPEYDKTCWFSVKFKMGFDFPNLPYYIDGNVKITQTLAILRYLGRKYGLEGKTEEEKIRVDVLANQAMDLADQLFTVCYYQYDRKPQFLKELPAKMKQLSDFLGDRTWFAGETLTFVDFLIYEFLDEHRIVAPTCLDGVVNLQRFLARLEALPPVKEYMASPSFLPAPLFNKYSLYEIEQRALKGKK
- the LOC126983944 gene encoding glutathione S-transferase Mu 2-like isoform X7, with translation MSPILGYWKIRCLGQPIRLLLAYKRVEYEDKRYEVGDPPEYDKTCWFSVKFKMGFDFPNLPYYIDGNVKITQTLAILRYLGRKYGLEGKTEEEKIRVDVLANQAMDLADQLFTVCYYQYDRKPQFLKELPAKMKQLSDFLGDRTWFAGETLTFVDFLIYEFLDEHRIVAPTCLDGVVNLQRFLARLEALPPVKEYMASPSFLPAPLFNKYSLYEIEQRALKGKK